Proteins encoded together in one Centropristis striata isolate RG_2023a ecotype Rhode Island chromosome 6, C.striata_1.0, whole genome shotgun sequence window:
- the LOC131973192 gene encoding myosin heavy chain, fast skeletal muscle-like isoform X21, whose protein sequence is MSTDAEMAVYGKAAIYLRKPEKERIEAQNKPFDAKSACYVADAKELYLKGTITKKDGGKVTVKLLGSEERTVKEDDVSPMNPPKYDKIEDMAMMTHLNEASVLYNLKERYAAWMIYTYSGLFCATVNPYKWLPVYDAEVVSAYRGKKRMEAPPHIFSVSDNAFQFMLCDRENQSVLITGESGAGKTVNTKRVIQYFATISVGGEKKRDTSKGSLEDQIIAANPLLEAYGNAKTVRNDNSSRFGKFIRIHFGASGKLSSADIETYLLEKSRVTFQLPDERGYHIFYQMMTNHKPELIELSLITTNPYDFPMCSQGQITVASIDDKVELEATDNAIDILGFTGEEKMSIYKMTGAVLHHGNMKFKQKQREEQAEPDGTEDADKVAYLLGLNSADMLKALCYPRVKVGNEFVTKGQTVPQVNNAVPALAKSIYERMFLWMVIRINQMLDTKQPRQYFIGVLDIAGFEIFDYNSMEQLCINFTNEKLQQFFNHHMFVLEQEEYKKEGIIWEFIDFGMDLAACIELIEKPMGIFSILEEECMFPKATDTSFKNKLYDQHLGKNRAFEKPKPAKGKVEAHFSLVHYAGTVDYNISGWLDKNKDPLNESVIQLYQKSSVKLLNLLYPPASASKKGGKKKGGSMQTVSSQFRENLGKLMTNLRSTHPHFVRCLIPNESKTPGLMENFLVIHQLRCNGVLEGIRICRKGFPSRILYADFKQRYKVLNASVIPEGQFIDNKKASEKLLGSIDVPHDEYRFGHTKVFFKAGLLGTLEEMRDEKLASLVTMTQAMCRGFLMRREFVKMMERKEAIYTIQYNVRSFMNVKHWPWMKVYYKIKPLLKSAETEKELAAMKENYEKMASDLATALAKKKELEEKMVSLLQEKNDLQLQVASEGENLSDAEERCEGLIKSKIQLEAKLKETTERLEDEEEINSELTAKKRKLEDECSELKKDIDDLELTLAKVEKEKHATENKVKNLTEEMASQDESIAKLTKEKKALQEAHQQTLDDLQAEEDKVNTLTKAKTKLEQQVDDLEGSLEQEKKLRMDLERAKRKLEGDLKLAQESIMDLENDKQQSDEKLKKKDFEVSQLLSKIEDEQSMGAQLQKKIKELQARIEELEEEIEAERAARAKVEKQRADLSRELEEISERLEEAGGATAAQIEMNKKREAEFQKLRRDLEESTLQHEATAAALRKKQADSVAELGEQIDNLQRVKQKLEKEKSEYKMEIDDLSSNMEAVAKAKGNLEKMCRTLEDQLSELKTKNDENVRQINDTSAQKARLLTENGEFGRQIEEKEALVSQLTRGKQAFTQQIEELKRQIEEEVKAKNALAHGLQSARHDCDLLREQFEEEQEAKAELQRGMSKANSEVAQWRSKYETDAIQRTEELEEAKKKLAQRLQEAEEQIEAVNSKCASLEKTKQRLQSEVEDLMIDVERANGLAANLDKKQRNFDKVLAEWKQKFEEGQAELEGAQKEARTLSTELFKMKNSYEEALDQLETMKRENKNLQQEISDLTEQIGETGKSIHELEKSKKQVETEKSEIQTALEEAEGTLEHEESKILRVQLELNQIKGEVDRKLAEKDEEMEQIKRNSQRVIDSMQSTLDSEVRSRNDALRIKKKMEGDLNEMEIQLSHANRQAAESQKQLRNVQAQLKDAQLHLDDAVRAQEDVKEQAAMVERRNGLMVAEIEELRAALEQTERSRKIAEQELVDASERVGLLHSQNTSLLNTKKKLETDLVQVQGEVDDTVQEARNAEDKAKKAITDAAMMAEELKKEQDTSAHLERMKKNLEVAVKDLQHRLDEAENLAMKGGKKQLQKLETRVRELETEVEAEQRRGADAVKGVRKYERRVKELTYQTEEDKKNVTRLQDLVDKLQLKVKAYKRQAEEAEEQANVHLSKCRKVQHELEEAEERADIAESQVNKMRAKSRDAGKVSTHQCCEK, encoded by the exons ATGAGTACCGACGCGGAGATGGCCGTTTACGGCAAGGCTGCCATTTACCTTCGTAAGCCAGAGAAGGAGAGGATTGAGGCTCAAAACAAACCTTTTGATGCCAAGAGTGCCTGCTACGTGGCCGATGCCAAGGAGCTGTACCTGAAGGGCACAATCACCAAGAAAGATGGTGGCAAAGTCACCGTCAAACTCCTGGGCTCTGAGGAG AGGACAGTTAAAGAAGATGACGTCTCTCCAATGAACCCTCCCAAGTACGACAAGATTGAGGACATGGCCATGATGACCCATCTCAATGAAGCCTCTGTGCTGTATAACCTCAAAGAGCGTTATGCAGCATGGATGATCTAC ACCTACTCTGGGTTGTTCTGTGCAACTGTGAACCCCTACAAGTGGCTCCCAGTGTACGATGCTGAAGTTGTCAGTGCCTACAGAGGCAAGAAGCGTATGGAGGCTCCACCCCATATCTTCTCCGTCTCTGACAACGCTTTCCAGTTCATGCTGTGTG ACAGGGAGAACCAGTCCGTCTTGATCAC TGGAGAGTCTGGTGCTGGAAAGACTGTGAACACAAAGCGTGTCATCCAGTACTTCGCAACAATCTCAGTTGGTGGAGAAAAGAAGAGGGACACCTCAAAG GGATCCCTTGAGGATCAGATTATTGCAGCCAATCCCCTGCTGGAGGCCTATGGTAACGCCAAAACTGTGAGGAATGACAACTCCTCTCGTTTC GGTAAATTCATCAGAATCCATTTCGGTGCAAGTGGTAAACTGTCTAGTGCTGATATTGAGACTT ATCTGCTGGAGAAGTCTAGAGTGACATTCCAGCTTCCCGATGAGAGAGGCTACCACATCTTCTACCAGATGATGACCAACCACAAACCCGAGCTGATTG AACTGTCTCTCATCACAACCAACCCCTACGACTTCCCCATGTGCAGTCAGGGTCAGATCACTGTGGCCAGTATTGATGACAAGGTTGAGCTGGAAGCCACTGAT AATGCCATTGACATCCTGGGCTTCACCGGAGAGGAGAAGATGAGCATCTACAAGATGACTGGTGCTGTGCTCCACCATGGTAACATGAAGTTCAAGCAGAAGCAGCGTGAGGAGCAGGCTGAGCCAGATGGCACAGAGG ATGCTGACAAGGTTGCTTACTTGCTGGGTCTGAACTCCGCTGACATGCTGAAGGCTCTGTGCTATCCCAGAGTGAAGGTCGGAAATGAGTTTGTCACCAAGGGACAGACTGTACCTCAG GTGAATAACGCTGTGCCTGCCCTGGCCAAGTCTATCTATGAGAGGATGTTCTTGTGGATGGTCATCCGTATCAACCAGATGTTGGACACCAAGCAGCCAAGGCAGTACTTCATTGGTGTGCTGGATATTGCTGGCTTTGAGATCTTTGAT TATAACAGCATGGAGCAGCTGTGCATCAACTTCACCAATGAGAAACTGCAACAGTTCTTCAACCACCACATGTTCGTCCTGGAGCAAGAGGAGTACAAGAAGGAGGGTATTATCTGGGAGTTCATTGACTTTGGCATGGACTTGGCTGCCTGCATTGAGCTGATTGAGAAG CCCATGGGCATCTTCTCCATCCTTGAAGAGGAGTGCATGTTCCCCAAGGCCACAGACACATCCTTCAAGAACAAGCTGTATGACCAGCATCTTGGCAAAAACAGAGCATTTGAGAAGCCCAAGCCCGCCAAGGGCAAGGTTGAGGCTCACTTCTCCCTGGTCCACTATGCTGGTACCGTGGACTACAATATCTCTGGCTGGCTGGACAAGAACAAGGACCCACTGAACGAGTCTGTTATTCAGCTGTACCAGAAGTCCTCAGTGAAACTGCTGAATCTTCTGTATCCCCCT GCTAGCGCCAGCAAGAAGGGAGGCAAGAAGAAGGGTGGTTCTATGCAGACTGTGTCTTCACAGTTTAGG GAGAACTTGGGCAAGCTGATGACCAACTTGAGGAGCACCCATCCTCACTTTGTGCGCTGCCTGATTCCCAATGAGTCAAAGACTCCAG GTCTGATGGAGAACTTCCTGGTCATCCACCAGCTCAGGTGTAACGGTGTGCTGGAGGGTATCAGAATCTGCAGGAAAGGTTTCCCCAGCAGAATCCTCTATGCTGACTTCAAACAGAG GTACAAGGTACTGAATGCCAGTGTCATCCCTGAGGGCCAGTTCATTGACAACAAGAAGGCTTCAGAGAAGCTGCTTGGGTCAATTGATGTGCCCCATGATGAGTACAGATTCGGACACACCAAG GTGTTCTTCAAGGCTGGTCTGCTGGGTACCCTTGAGGAGATGAGAGATGAAAAACTTGCTTCTCTGGTCACCATGACTCAAGCTATGTGCCGTGGTTTCCTCATGAGGAGAGAGTTTGTGAAGATGATGGAGAGGAA GGAAGCCATCTATACCATCCAGTACAATGTTCGCTCATTCATGAATGTCAAACACTGGCCATGGATGAAGGTGTACTACAAGATCAAGCCTCTGCTGAAGAGTGCTGAGACTGAGAAGGAGCTGGCAGCTATGAAGGAGAACTACGAGAAAATGGCATCTGACTTGGCTACTGCCCTGGCCAAGAAGAAGGAACTGGAGGAGAAGATGGTCTCCCTTCTGCAGGAGAAGAATGATCTGCAGCTGCAAGTAGCATCT GAAGGAGAGAATCTGTCAGATGCTGAGGAGAGATGTGAGGGACTTATCAAGAGCAAGATTCAGCTGGAAGCCAAACTCAAAGAGACAACTGAGAGactggaggatgaagaggaaatCAATTCTGAGCTCACTGCCAAGAAGAGAAAGCTGGAGGATGAATGCTCTGAGCTCAAGAAGGATATTGATGACCTGGAGCTTACCTTGGCCAAAGTGGAGAAGGAGAAACATGCCACTGAGAACAAG GTGAAGAACCTGACTGAGGAGATGGCCTCTCAGGATGAGAGCATTGCTAAGCTGACCAAGGAAAAGAAGGCCCTTCAGGAGGCTCACCAGCAGACTCTTGATGACCTGCAGGCTGAGGAAGACAAAGTCAATACTCTGACCAAAGCAAAGACCAAGCTTGAGCAGCAAGTGGATGAT CTTGAGGGATCCCTGGAGCAAGAGAAGAAGCTGCGTATGGACCTTGAGAGAGCCAAGAGAAAGCTGGAGGGTGATCTCAAACTGGCTCAGGAATCCATCATGGATCTTGAGAATGACAAGCAGCAGTCTGATGAGAAACTTAAGAA GAAGGACTTTGAAGTCAGTCAGCTCCTTAGCAAGATTGAAGATGAGCAGTCAATGGGTGCTCAGCTTCAGAAGAAGATCAAGGAGCTCCAG GCCCGTATTGAGGAACTGGAGGAGGAGATTGAGGCTGAGCGCGCTGCTCGTGCCAAGGTTGAGAAGCAGAGAGCTGACCTCTCCAGGGAACTTGAGGAGATCAgcgagaggctggaggaggctggcgGCGCCACTGCTGCTCAGATTGAGATGAACAAGAAGCGTGAAGCTGAGTTCCAGAAGCTCCGTCGTGACCTCGAGGAGTCCACTCTGCAGCATGaagccactgctgctgctcttcgCAAGAAGCAGGCTGACAGCGTTGCTGAACTCGGAGAGCAGATCGACAACCTCCAGCGTGTCAAGCAGAAGCTTGAGAAGGAGAAGAGTGAATACAAGATGGAGATTGATGACCTCTCCAGCAACATGGAGGCTGTTGCTAAAGCAAAG GGAAATCTGGAAAAGATGTGCCGTACTCTTGAGGACCAACTTAGCGAACTGAAGACCAAGAATGATGAAAATGTCCGTCAAATCAATGACACAAGTGCACAGAAAGCCCGTCTCCTGACAGAAAATG GTGAGTTCGGCCGTCAAATTGAGGAGAAAGAAGCTCTTGTCTCCCAGCTGACCAGAGGCAAACAGGCCTTCACACAGCAGATTGAGGAGCTCAAGAGACAGATTGAAGAGGAGGTTAAG GCCAAGAATGCTCTTGCTCATGGACTGCAATCAGCCCGCCACGACTGTGACCTGCTGAGGGAGCAGtttgaggaggagcaggaggccaAGGCTGAGCTGCAGCGTGGAATGTCCAAGGCCAACAGTGAGGTGGCTCAGTGGAGATCCAAGTATGAAACTGATGCTATCCAGCGCACTGAGGAGCTTGAGGAAGCCAA GAAAAAGCTTGCTCAGCGCCTTCAGGAGGCTGAGGAGCAGATTGAGGCCGTGAATTCCAAGTGTGCTTCTCTTGAGAAGACCAAACAGAGGCTCCAGAGTGAGGTGGAGGACCTCATGATTGATGTGGAGAGGGCCAATGGACTGGCTGCTAACCTGGACAAGAAGCAGAGGAACTTTGACAAG GTGTTGGCAGAGTGGAAGCAGAAGTTTGAGGAGGGTCAGGCAGAGCTTGAGGGAGCACAGAAGGAGGCTCGTACTCTCAGCACTGAGCTGTTCAAGATGAAGAACTCTTATGAGGAAGCTCTGGATCAGCTGGAGACCATGAAGCGTGAAAACAAGAACCTGCAGC AGGAGATCTCAGATCTGACTGAACAGATTGGTGAGACTGGCAAGAGCATCCATGAGCTGGAGAAGTCCAAGAAGCAGGTGGAGACAGAGAAGTCTGAGATCCAGACAGCTCTTGAGGAGGCTGAG GGAACTCTGGAGCACGAGGAGTCTAAGATCCTGCGTGTCCAGCTGGAGCTCAACCAGATTAAGGGTGAGGTGGACAGGAAGCTGGCAGAGAAAGATGAGGAGATGGAGCAGATCAAGAGGAACAGCCAGAGGGTGATTGACTCCATGCAGAGCACCCTTGATTCCGAGGTCAGGAGCAGGAATGATGCCCTGAGAATCAAGAAGAAGATGGAGGGAGACCTGAATGAGATGGAGATTCAGCTGAGCCACGCCAATCGCCAGGCTGCTGAGTCCCAGAAGCAGCTCAGGAATGTGCAGGCACAGCTGAAG GATGCCCAACTGCACCTTGACGATGCTGTCAGAGCTCAGGAAGACGTGAAGGAACAAGCTGCTATGGTGGAACGCAGGAACGGTCTCATGGTTGCTGAAATTGAGGAACTTAGAGCTGCTCtggaacagacagagagaagccGCAAAATCGCTGAGCAGGAGCTGGTGGACGCCAGTGAGCGTGTTGGACTTCTGCACTCTCAG AACACAAGCCTTCTGAACACCAAGAAGAAGCTTGAGACTGacctggtccaggtccagggTGAGGTGGATGACACTGTTCAGGAAGCAAGAAATGCAGAGGATAAGGCCAAGAAGGCCATCACCGAT GCTGCTATGATGGCTGAGGAGCTGAAGAAGGAGCAGGATACCAGCGCTCACCtggagaggatgaagaagaacCTTGAGGTCGCAGTCAAGGACCTGCAGCATCGTCTGGATGAGGCTGAGAACCTGGCCATGAAGGGTGGCAAGAAGCAGCTGCAGAAACTTGAGACAAGG GTGCGTGAGCTGGAGACTGAGGTTGAGGCTGAGCAGAGACGTGGAGCAGATGCTGTTAAGGGTGTCCGCAAATACGAGAGGAGGGTGAAGGAACTCACCTATCAG ACTGAGGAGGACAAGAAAAATGTCACCAGGCTGCAGGATCTGGTTGACAAGCTGCAGCTTAAGGTGAAGGCCTACAAGAGGCAGGCTGAGGAGGCG GAGGAGCAGGCCAACGTTCATCTGTCCAAGTGCAGGAAGGTCCAGCAtgagctggaggaggctgaggaGCGCGCTGACATTGCAGAGTCCCAGGTCAACAAGATGAGAGCCAAGAGCCGTGATGCTGGCAAGGTAAGTACGCATCAGTGTTGTGAAAAATAA